The Cyprinus carpio isolate SPL01 chromosome A10, ASM1834038v1, whole genome shotgun sequence nucleotide sequence GTTCATCAGAAGACAACTGTTAAAGACTTTctgcttgttttgtttatttatatcatAGGGAGTGTGGAGCCAAAGATCTGAATATTTCtggaaaatatataatacatagcaTGCGTATATATGCACACTGCATGTATCAGTGCATATGTACCGTTTCTCATGATTATTTCACTTTGTATTCATTACACTATCAATATATCTTGTGTTTAGATTTTGTCCTGAAGACGAACTGCCAAATATATCCAATTCAGACAATGTAACAGAACAAACTTTGCTCCTAGATCACTGAGaagtcttttaaaaataaataattacaaataattgctGTTGAATTTGAAATTGTTTGGGTTTATGTGACCATGTACTCCTGGCGCTTGTTAAGGCGAACCTGACAGAGAGACACTGCGCCGACACCTACATAGATGGCAGCAGCAATAAAGCAGTTGATGCCGACTTGGTTGTAGAGTCCGTAAATGGTCTGCGGTGGATTCTTGCTGTTGAAGAAACGAAAATTAACCAGTAAACATTTGCACATAGGAATGTCATGCCTGCTCATTCTCATTCAATGCATGTAGTCTGTTCAAAATATGAGCCCTCATTAtacttcaattaataaaaaaaattcactaccattcaaaagctgagTTTGGTAAAATGGTAgaagtgtttttgaaataagtctcttggGCTCAAAAAGGCAGCATTTATAGCAAAAATacggtaaaacagtaatactgtgaaatattacaattgtactgtaatatagttttctatttgaatatatttaaaatgtaatttattcctgtgatagcaaagctgaattttctgcatcattactccagtcttcagtgtcacatgatcattaagaaatcattctaatattccgatttgctgctcaagaaacattattatcaatgtcgaaaacagttttgccgttaaatatttttgtggaaaccatgacattttTTCATGATGTTTGATCCaaagaaagtccaaaagaacagcgtttatttaaaacataatttttttgaaacattataaatgcctttacagtcacttttgttgaattgaatgtgtccttactgggagagtgagagaaaaaagaaaacttattgaccccaaaaaggtaaattgttttaaaatatttgatcagATTGACTCACTCATCACGGATGTCTTCCTCAGTAAATGGAACATCTTCGATCAGCACAGCAGATTTTGCACTGAAGAAAATTCCCAAcattgactgaaaaaaataatatcgTATTAAGACATTAGGTGGAATTAAATATGGATAGGAACCCAATGCAtatctataaacacacacaaacgcaaagaaaagaaaataacttaaaaatgatCATGTCAAAGCTGTAAATAATAGCTATAAGGCCTTTACATCCTATTACCGTTACCCCAACACCTGCTGTTTTATTCCTCATTTCAAGTTCCTGGTATATCCAGCTGATAAATAGGTGACTGAACAGATCTATTTATGCAcgtttattataaatgcatacattttctaTCAGTGAAAatcaaaatacagcaatatttacTATATCGGTAAAATATTCCTGTCGGTTAGGGTGAATGCCATTAGCTAACAGTTACAGCTAGCAAGCAATGTCAAGAAGACTAACGTATAATCCTTACCAGCATAATGACACCCCAGATGCTTAACACGATTCCACATGCGGCCAACTTGGGCCCACAGAATAAAAGCGACGGCATTTTATCCGATTCTTCCTCACAAAACTGGGAAAATGATTCTACATCCAGTCGGGATGACAACCTGCCTCCAGCTTTCTCTCGATCCAATCGACGGGATGTATTATCGGCAGCACTCGGGCTTGTTCGACTAGTTCCGTAAGCCCATTCGACAGCGCTCGGCTATTCTCGTACGGATGTTGCGCAGATCGTATGCTATCATTTGATTGGCTATGCACTGACCAATCACACACCTCATTTTCGAAGCGCATTGTACTCTGGGAATTTTTAGTTCGAACTATTATGTTCCGTTCATGTTGATTATAGAGactttttattagaaaaataacaaagataaaaatattttcgTACTAAAGGTCACTGAATGACTGCAGCAGTCATTTTAAACCGGTTTGTTGACTGAGACTCGACTGGGTTATTTTGGTATTCTTGTCAGGTCTGTTTATTTCAGCTCATCACTCCAGCATGACTTCAGCTTCCACGAAGGTAAACACtggcattttgtttttgcattataaatattctTTAGTAACTGGTAAATAGAAAGCGCGTATAAATGTCAACCAGGTGGGCGAGATCTTCTCGGCTGCAGGCGCTGCTTTCTCTAAACTGGGTGAACTGACCATGCAGCTGCATCCGGTGGCGGACTCCTCTCCTGCGGGGTGAGACGGGCTTTATGACCCTTCTTATGACTTCAGATGCACTCTTGTTGTTTAAGTACAGTGGATGTTTTATAACTGACTCTTTACCTTCGCACACCGCTTCTCTCAGAGCCAAATGGACCGACACGGAGATCGAGATGCTGCGTTCTGCAGTCCGCCGCTTCGGTGAAGATCTGAACAGCATCAGCTCAGTCATAAAGGAGCGGACAGTGTAAGTGTTTATGAAGCGGTAGGTGTATAATTGTCaggtttttttgtaattaaaatatataaaaaaaaatattttattagatgtaatataaactaattttgtgaaatataaaatgctgttttaaatgttttttttttttttttttttttttttttgtgtgtgtgtgtgtgtgacgggataagtttaaacattcatattttacattgtCATTCACTGTAGCAATAGCTTATATACCAAAAATTCTTGTCAGCATATTTAGAATAAGAATCACAGTGCGACAACTAATTCATTGTAGTTTTAAATACTTACCAATTTTTGCCACTgtccttcaaaccactaggttttaACAATTTGTCAGCAAGAAACTTTTagtcatttaatatataatacaatttcgtatgatcactttttattttatacattgtaTTAAGTACAGTTTAGAATAAGTgcgtttcatttttacataaatatatctgttatgctgaatgacgattgaaaattttattttcacaaaagttatttgaaatattgaagtagacattttatttgcatttaatatgttttcttctatgtatataaaatcacttttgtaagtTTAATTGGATGTGGACACCAAATAGTCATTTGCAGACATGTTGCGTCTTTGATccttatatataatgaataaaaaattatatcagaaGTTATTTATACATTCTGTAAAAGTTGGGGCTTCTTTCCCCAGGTATGGTGGGTTGGCCTCTTTGaataattgtacattttgtgctctaataactatattagcaaatgtttatgtttattttctatgATAACGCTAAATATGTTACAAATTAAAAGCAAATGCACATTGTTCTTAACACGTGCATCTTCTCCTATCTAACCTCATCTTGTAGCGCCCAGATTAAGACTACCGTGAAAAGGAAGCTGTATGAGGACAGCAGGGTTCCTCTCACTGCAGAGTCACCTAAAAAAACGATGAAGAAAACCACAGTGATGCTACCGCCCCCTCCTGCATCAGTCGCCCCCACCGTTATCTCTGTGCCCACATCACAGGTTGTCGTGACAACTGGATTGCAGAGTTCTTCCTCTTTACAACCAGCAATAAAGAACCCTAAACCAGCAGGTGACTCCGTTTGaatgaaaatggataaaaaatgaaacaaattagcAATATTAGTATAGAAGTGGTGTGGTTTTGACTGTCAGCACACTTACACAGTTTGGCTCTCTATTATTAGATGTGACTCTGAGTGCTCTGAATGACTCTGATGTGAACAGTGATTTGGTGGATATTGAAGGGCTTGGAGAGGGTTCCACTAAAAAACCGAACTTTGACCAAGGTGAGTCACATTTTAAATGCAACGAGGCATTTAATTGACCCAAAattgagaattctgtcatcatttaccctcgTGTCATTCGAAACCCTTTTAtggttcatttgtatttattatgaaGCTAGAAAACAGGGTTTCTGCGGGTCTTAAAAAGTATCaattcacccttccacaaattGTTTTCCAATACAATTATCTAAACATCCTGAAAGCAAgacatatttattttagatgcaaaatgaagatagcTGAAGTTTTGTTTTCCGAGAATGTGaacaaaattaattgaatttattccgAAAACAAGAACCAACATGTCACTGGGATCAGAAAATGTGTTTTCCCTTTAAATCAAGTTGTTTTTTTGGTCTGAGCCCATTggcaagtgtttgtttttgttttaatcataaactcaatTCACTTTGATcaaattttacagaaaacaagacttcctATTTTATGTGATATTGCTTTTCAGTGTTGatgttgatttaagaatctttgtATATTTGCTCTGGAAAAAAAGACGAACATACTgaggaataaaaacatttttatgcagtgtgatcagaaggtacagtagaagttatttccatattgcagttcaactatatatatataaataacaaattaatggAAATCTTATATTTTCAAAGTGTTGCTGATACATACTCATTGTCTGCTCCTAGACATTTACGTTCAGAGAACATATTGACATATTGTGTTTCCCCTTCAATTTATTCCTTGAATTTTCTTCAGTTggtctttaaatttttttaaattgttcttcaTAGAACTTACAGAAACCCTGCAAAACTTTCAATCTTTTCTTTGAAACTGCATGTAAAAGAGTgactgtattatttaaaaattgtcctgcatttttagtgtattatttaaaattgttctaCAGACAGTGATATCACAAAtgacatgacagaattttcttttttgggtaaaTTAATCCATATAAAAAATGTGTTGATTAAATGTTGAAGTGGGTCGAATTTTCTTGTCCCTTTTTTCTTGCAGAGAGCTTGAATCTGGACTCCAGTCTTATAATGAACTCCAGTGATCTGCCTCTGCTGTCCCGCTAATCTTCACTTGTCAGTCAAAGTGATATTCAGGTGCGGGGGGATCAAGGGCAGCACGTGGAAAGATTCTGCAGTTTGATCATTACTGTACCCCCTTTTCCACTGTGGGTTCACACAGCACCAGATAAAACCAACCATTTTCTACCCATGTCAGTGAAGATGAAGTACTCCATGAAAAATAACTGCATCATTAGCTCTTAAAATGTAGCAAAAATCAATAATGGAATAATGTTTGTAGTGGTTCACGATCTGATTTGCCCACAGCTGAAAAGGGGTTTACAGGACAGTGGTGCAGGACTCAAactaccttttttttgttttttaattattaggcCCTTTTGGCTGAAGTAAAGCTTTGTGTAGTGAGATGCTGCTTGTAATGAAAATGTGGCAGCACAATATCAAAAACAGTTTGAGAAAACCATTTTACCATTTTCTTTCACTGCCACTGTATGTTAGGTGCAGCTTCtattgtatgtacatatatattattttttaccattACACAATACTTAAACAGGTCATTTCAACAGCTAACATGACACATGCCTGCTTGAATTTTATATGAACAAAATGTCTCGTCATACAGTTTCTTGGCTCAGCATAAAAAGACAGCATACAGATCaataaaatgagtttttaattaTGATCTTTTTCATAAGAATATATggtataatatacattttatggaaaatgacattttttctCTGATAATTGGACATTCATCTTGAGCAACTGAGAGGGAATAAATTTACTTTTGCTACCAATGTCAAAACAATATCCATCTTTCCCTTAATTTTTCTGGCTTCCAGAATATATTTACAACTTGAACAACTGATAGGCAAACTCTATCGGCTTTGGCATATCTTTACAATGTTTTTCGTGTGCTCACAATCCATTTAGTTTCTTCACAACACCAGTCAGTCATTTAAGGAGAACAGAGGACTAATCATGATTCTCTCTCCGACACACAGATACAACAGATCCTGTCATAGTAAGTGTATGgcaaatctgaaaaataaatcacatggTACTTATTCTAGATTATACAAACGATTCAGAACAAACAGCTGTCAAGTCTTTCGTTCAGGTTCTTGATAAATACCTGGTATCCCAATGAACTTAACTGATTATCCAGATGAACCTGACATACTAATTCCAGCAACTTTAATGCATATTGCACATTTGTAATCACTTTTAAAGACCCATAAACATTGGTATCAAACTTTGAAATCCAAAGGACCCCAATAACTGGAAATTGCAGATGACACTGCAAAGTAACTTTGGAATTAAAACTTCAAAACTCAAAACCTGTAAAGCATTATCATTGAATTTAAAACGAAATGAGTAAAAATAAAAGGCAATGACATTATATCAAAGAATGAGCTGTATTCCTCCTGATACATGAATATGGAAACAGAGGAACGGCTTCCAAATGTCTGTTGTGCAACTTTAGTGGCGATTCAATAAAGACTTTGGGAATcaataattgaaa carries:
- the rnasekb gene encoding ribonuclease kappa-B; translation: MPSLLFCGPKLAACGIVLSIWGVIMLSMLGIFFSAKSAVLIEDVPFTEEDIRDDKNPPQTIYGLYNQVGINCFIAAAIYVGVGAVSLCQVRLNKRQEYMVT
- the ca10h17orf49 gene encoding chromatin complexes subunit BAP18; its protein translation is MTSASTKVGEIFSAAGAAFSKLGELTMQLHPVADSSPAGAKWTDTEIEMLRSAVRRFGEDLNSISSVIKERTVAQIKTTVKRKLYEDSRVPLTAESPKKTMKKTTVMLPPPPASVAPTVISVPTSQVVVTTGLQSSSSLQPAIKNPKPADVTLSALNDSDVNSDLVDIEGLGEGSTKKPNFDQESLNLDSSLIMNSSDLPLLSR